The DNA segment acaatcctaaagggtcggattattgaaagataatgaattaagttattaatgtaaattatggtaggcccctcttttggaggtgacgttaccctcgactaagtagtctgagtcagcagggatacagtcctaaatagcctggttatagtattaatagtagttaacttatgagggggtcaaagagtttggatccccgccatccaatacctttgggtattgaaggagatcctactaaatttgacccaggtcccttgcaggacctctaaacgctgaacaagggcaatacccttaccaaaccgttcccttaacccccgaccaggtagccaacatacctccatatagaccgtggagatatgaatggtgaaaatcttttattttatatagacagtaaaataatgccaagacaccacggacaaacgataaggaaaagtcaccttcaacataagcaactagtaattaaagtcattaatacaaaaccaaataaaagagttaactgccattttcatccctgtggtttggtcactttggccatttcagtccatttttcaaaaatgcgccattttgctccccgacgttctggaaaggtgccatttcagtccaaaaatcataacccagttaagtcggttagtaaataaggactaattgtgtaaatttgtaacataaagggccatttaagtaaatattaaacaccaccaccactagccctgccaccaccaccactccgctgccaccaccgccaccaccgccaccacagccctgccaccaccaccactccgctgccaccaccaccaccgccaccgccaccacagccctgccaccaccaccactccgctgccaccaccaccactgccatcaccaccaccacacactctctctctactctctctctctctatgctctgcaatcaccaccaccatcacctttacctctttactccggtgaccggagtAAATCCGACCATCTTTCCGACACCCCACACCCCCACGTGTTAATCTTCTGTTTCTGTCGATCTGGGTCGAATTGAACGGACATCTGAAGTTCCTTAGATCCCCACAAACATTTTACACCCCTCACAATGCTCAAACACATCGATTTTAGCCGGAACCGAACCTGCAACTTCGCCGGAATCTTCACAGTGGCCGGAATCAGTCAACACGTCGTTCCAGCCGTTAACGGTTCGTTTTTCTTGTTCCGGTTCATTCGTTTATACTTGTACAATGTTTGCACCAGGTTAATTGGAATATAACCTGATTTTGGTCGTTAATTGAGCCGTTGAATTTTCTGTTTGACCTTCTATTGACCGCTTTGGGGGAGATGACACTGTTGACATCTGTGagagtggtggtggcagggctgtggtggtgcGGTGATGAACgacaaattcatcatcatcatcatcgcctCTATTAATATTTGAAGGAAGCAAcagtagcagcagcaacaacattatCAGCAACAACATTATCATCAACAAAATTGGTGGTGGCgatggcagcggagtggtggtggtggtggcagcggagtggtggtggtggcggtggcagcggagtggtggtggtggcggtggtggtggtggtggtggtggtggtggcagcggagtggtggtggtggcagggctagtggtggtggtgttacaaatttacacaatcagtcctttatgttacaaatttacacaatcagtccttatttactaaccgacttaactgggttatgatttttggactgaaatggcacctttccagaacgtcggggaggaaaatggcgcatttttgaaaaatggactgaaatggccaaagtgaccaaaccacagggacgaaaatggcagttaactccaaataaaaagtgcaaaagattaaaaataaaaagtattatactaaacacttgtcttcaccaagtgatgtaagagacttaggcaaacatggccttgattgtcaagaactcttacgatcaatcttggatcccgagacgactcacactctatgatggacaacggatgatggtggtggatgatggtgttgtgatggtggtggatgatggtgttgtgatggtggtgggtggtggatgaagtgtgagagaggtggtgccaagggatgagttgcaatgagccaaagcactcctatttataggccgaACAGagggctgggcacggccccgtgtccgctgggcacggccccgtgcctgtctgacactatctctcctcattaattgtaattcgcaattacaattaatgtgcctgCAATACTTTGGGCACacccccgtggtgagcaatagaagcttctacaggtttgtcttttctgctgcttcttgggcacggccccgtgctcgctgagcacggggcgtgttcagtcttctgccttctttgttttgcttgggaggatgctgtcgaggggtcgggcaatccacttttgttccttttcttgtatttatattagatttagctgcctttttacttcttttattaatttgagctcatttaatcctgaaaatacaaaaggaagacaaaaacacactttttccaacattagtacttaaaaagggttagttgtatgccttatttgatgtaatttatatgttgcattttatacacatcaCCACGAtatcaatagcggcgacaaatTGACAATAGCGACGGGCAACAACAGCGACCTTTTAGTGAGAACTAGGCCTTCCAAaagttttttcaaattttttcctcaaaaatcttaaaaaaaatcatttgttttcgtaaaaaaaaataaataaaaaaacttcACATGCAAAATTTACATCAggtgtaaaaaaaaattcatcgCCGTAACAAAATTTAAATCAGGTGTAAAAAAATTTTTCATTGCCGTAACAAAAAAAAACTACTCTataaattttttgtttttttttacagatgtgtttataatatttttatctacatttgtGCAAATAACTGTGGCAAAACTCGTACGTGGAGTAGGAGTTCTCATGATTTTCATAACTCGTGGTGGTTGTTAACTTAATCGAAACCTATACCATTGGACGATACGGTTATCCTAAATCATGATTCCTCTCACATGCCAAGTATCATAACAAATCGAATTGAATCCAACTAGTTAAAGATTACAAAAACATGGTGCTCGTGCCCATAAAGAAAGctgagttaaaaaaaaaaacaaaacaaaacaaaatagaTGACCGCTTAAAAAAATAAACTGTAAAAGAGCAAAAAGTTGGTTTCCAAATAAAAGAGTTTAAACCCTGAAAGAAAATTGCTACCGAATAAACAATTGTAGAACCTACTCAACAATTGTAAAACCTACTCTTTTTTAAACAATCGGAAACTATTTGACCCCGTCAACGAACCTGTCCTAGAATAATGCTGTAGAATCcaatatctatctatactatataataaaagaaacctgttttaggacacttgtcattctctcattcaattgattaaaattattaataatactaataacaataatatttaatctaagtGTTGAATGTATAATATAAAGGGAGACATATACGGgtggtttggtttttggtttgtTCGGTTTGTTTGCTTTGGAGGTTTATCCggtcgaaaaaaaaaaaacaaaccgaaCCGAATTCAAAGTGGTGTATATCTTTTGACTTTCGTTTTGAAAACCAGTATTTAATCCCAACAAGTAAATGAATATTTGTTATTGTTTGTCTTGCTAACACTCTCTGTTGTCTATGTATTATATTCATTTTGCTTATGAGCATGTTGGAACTTGTGTTCATGTACAATGTTGTAACACTCATAGTTTCGTAAactctgtttttttttctttttataataatGAATATGATAAAATCAACGACACATATAAGATTATAAgaatattaaattaaaaacaaataaatttGTAAACGAAAATTATTAAAGCGAATAAGCTTATAAAATATTtaagtaatataataataataataataataataataataataataataataataataataataataataataataataataataatcttctttattatactaataaacaaaaatctttttttgACACGTGTCACTTACTTATGCTTTCTCACCTTATTTCCTATTTATCTAtgttaaataacaataataattttaaacaaaaattagataataataaatatttgattttctataaataattataaacaaaaatttagataaggatacaccttttttataaaagattttcatttactatataaaagataaaataataataataataataataataataataataataataacaacaacaacaacaacaacaacaataataaaaagTAAACAATACTAAAAATTTAGATAAGGATACactttttttataaaagattttcatttactatataatctatactatataataaaagaaacctgttttaggacacttgtcattctctcattcaattgattaaaattattaataatactaataacaataatatttaatctaagtGTTGAATGTATAATATAAAGGGAGACATATACGGgtggtttggtttttggtttgtTCGGTTTGTTTGCTTTGGAGGTTTATCCGgtcgaaaaaaaaaaacaaaccgaaCCGAATTCAAAGTGGTGTATATCTTTTGACTTTCGTTTTGAAAACCAGTATTTAATCCCAACAAGTAAATGAATATTTGTTATTGTTTGTCTTGCTAACACTCTCTGTTGTCTATGTATTATATTCATTTTGCTTATGAGCATGTTGGAACTTGTGTTCATGTACAATGTTGTAACACTCATAGTTTCGTAAActctgttttttttctttttataataatGAATATGATAAAATCAACGACACATATAAGATTATAAgaatattaaattaaaaacaaataaatttGTAAACGAAAATTATTAAAGCGAATAAGCTTATAAAATATTtaagtaatataataataataataataataataataataataataataataataataataataatcttctttattatactaataaacaaaaatctttttttgACACGTGTCACTTACTTATGCTTTCTCACCTTATTTCCTATTTATCTAtgttaaataacaataataattttaaactaaaaattagataataataaatatttgtttttctataaataattataaacaaaaatttagataaggatacaccttttttataaaagattttcatttactatataaaagataaaataataataataataataataataataataataataataataataataataataataataataataacaacaacaacaacaacaacaacaataataaaaagTAAACAATACTAAAAATTTAGATAAGGATacacttttttttataaaagattttcatttactatataaaagataaaataataataataataataataataataataataataataataataataataataaaaagtaaaCAATACTAAAAAACTTTTTACGGCTTATAATtaacaatataattaaataaataaataacattaaataataacaataaagaTAAAACACAAGGATTATATATTAACAATATTAGTTtgatataacaataataataatctaatatatcattattaatattaataatattattattaaattaacgCAAATAGTAACGCGAACAAACTTATttgaattcgtttcgaattcagGTCTATTCAAAcatagctaacttagaaaaaaatatacAAGAATTCAAAGTTATAAGTGTATTATAATGCCACGTGACATTATTTGAAATCctttattagaattagattagaTTGCATTATTGTTTTTTCTTTCGCTAGAATTAAATAATTCTAGGTCCAGGGCATATGCTTTTATCAAACTATAAGTGTTTTTAGATGCATCACTATAATGGTTTGGACTCACCGTTATAGTCtcacaattctttcaaatgtcaAATTTAGACAAATTAGTTTCACCTTTGTAATGTTAGACGTGAGGTTATAATTGGTTTACACCCATCATTCATCGCACATTGCATCAACATTTAGAAAGAACatcatttttaaaaatataacaattCTATACTCCATTCAAAGAGAATTTATTTCTTATGGTATAattcataaaaaatgatgaaaataCATAAAAATGTGGGGATCGATCTCTACCTTTTTGTACCACAAACTCTCTTGAATACAAAATTGAGACGAGTGTTTTATCGatcaaaataaacaaacaagcatgaaagtccttaaaactaactaaaataattGTATTTCATAATTTGAATGCATCATGAGAATATTATTCAACCTATGTAATACATCTGTTTTTAAGCTAATagtaaatataaaaaaacaaagtaaaatgttataataagtaaatagtacatcaaaGTTCTTTTTTGAAAGATAAATCATAACGACTGTATGTATTAatatatgacattatattttgttcaatacgttcaatacacggattttttaaagatatatcgtttttattatttattatataaatttacacttatacaacccgtgtaatacacggggttttaacctagtttttttataaattaaGCTAAAAAGAAAATCCTACTCACAGATCACTATATACTTAGAAAACTCAAAATAAGACATTAATTTTCATTTATTTCTATTAATATTGTTTAATacatacacgacatatataccaCAAGAGTACAGGTATATATATCTTATTCCATCGAACAGCCATAGTACATTCATAAATAAATTTATTATTCGATCTCAATGTCCGTCTAACATCGAAGGTTATTGCCTGGTGCAACTCCAAGCTGGTTACAATATTGAGTATAGTACCGGACACGAGAGTCTACAGTGGCTGTATTCCGACCGTTACATTCCAGTGGTCCGTTGATAGCTCGAATAGTAGCTCCAAATCCTTGACCTATGACCGGGCGCACACTATTCATCCAATACCATAAGGCGGTTCGAAAAGAGATGACGCGATTTGTGGCCACAATATCAGGGTTACCGAGCCCATCAAACCCGATGGCTCTACCAGCTTGAGCATAGTTGTAATTCCATGTCAATTGGAGTGGACCTCTCCCGTAGTAACGCTTGCTAGGGTTACATGGATATTGAGGAAATCCGGTGTCACAGTAATTTTGTGAGCGGCCATTTATTTCTTCAATGTAACAAAAATCTGGCCACACATGAAAATTTAtgaaattaattaataaaacattTAATAAAATTTATGTAACGACTATTGAAAAGATATATACAAACAACTAAAAACctctaaaaaacataccaattttttttttatttttttttataaaaatcgttatatttaatatatataaaaaacttttttcaaaaaaataaaataaaataaaataaaataaaataaataaaaatggtactacacatgtgcattaaTACGAAAAAAACTTAAACCACATAACCCACCCCCatcgacaccccccaaaaacctaaaccttcCACTTGCACCCTCAAAAACATTTAATGAAAGTTAAAGAGAGTGATAGTAGGTGAAGAGACTGATAGTAGGTGAAGTGTGGCTAGCCCACTTGGTAGAGACATATGTCTCTTAGAGTAGAGGTCTCAGGTTCAAACCCGGACAATAAAGAATAGTTTAGCATTATTGGTGTAACAGATTAGAAGTAacatttgtcgttaaaaaaatatatacactaacattgtatataataattttatttaaatttgtGAGTTATATATGAGAAATGTAATATAAAATATAGAAGAATGCATGGTCTTACGTCCAGTTTCATGCGTAACATGTGCAAAGAAAGCGGCAATCTCCCTCTTTGAATCATCTGCCGAACCAATCCTACCGAATTGGCTATGGCTTCTGTGGGCTTCAAGAAAGGCGGCGCGTGTATAAAATCCTCTTCCTGCACAGCCTCCACCTGCTTGATTCGCGATCCCGTTGAAGAATGCATCCGTTACGATGCTAGAAATATCGGCATTATTTGTGGGACTGGGAGACGTGGTACATGGCCCTTGTCGGCAGCCAGTTCCACAGTATTGAACCCCCGTGCCGCAATAACCGTACTGGCTGCAGCACAAGTTTGGAGCACAACCGCAGTTCTGCGCAGCGGTGTTGAGGATTCCGGCCAAAAATACTCCGGCAATGAGGAGGATTCCGTATGTTTTCATGGTGGATTGTTTGATATTGTTCGTGGATTGGTGGTTGTGTATTTATAGTGTAAAAATTAATAATGTGGGCTCACTTTAGTTTGCCTAAATTCAACGTATGCCATTTTATTCCACATATGTTTTATCCCAATCAAATATTTTTAAACTATCATATAATCTAGCTATTTTTTTTACGGCGTATGATTAGGATATCGTTAACCGGGTTAGTAGTTAGTATTATGCTAGCATTACCAAGTTAGTATTAAAACCCACTTGTctggacttgaacccaagaccttcaAGAAAAGCAAAGCTTGCCACCTCTCCCTTAACCAGGGGCGGACCCATATAGGATGGgtcggggtccccggaccccaatgtTTTCTAAAAAATTAGTAGAACcgttttgttaatttttttaaggaCCCCATAAAAATAATTCGTTGGAccccataaaaaaaaaaacttag comes from the Helianthus annuus cultivar XRQ/B chromosome 4, HanXRQr2.0-SUNRISE, whole genome shotgun sequence genome and includes:
- the LOC110928734 gene encoding endochitinase EP3; the encoded protein is MKTYGILLIAGVFLAGILNTAAQNCGCAPNLCCSQYGYCGTGVQYCGTGCRQGPCTTSPSPTNNADISSIVTDAFFNGIANQAGGGCAGRGFYTRAAFLEAHRSHSQFGRIGSADDSKREIAAFFAHVTHETGHFCYIEEINGRSQNYCDTGFPQYPCNPSKRYYGRGPLQLTWNYNYAQAGRAIGFDGLGNPDIVATNRVISFRTALWYWMNSVRPVIGQGFGATIRAINGPLECNGRNTATVDSRVRYYTQYCNQLGVAPGNNLRC